The Mustelus asterias chromosome 13, sMusAst1.hap1.1, whole genome shotgun sequence genomic sequence ACTCAAAAAGCTTTTGAGAATCAACGCAACTGAAGGAGTTAGTTGACATAAAAATATGCTGCAACCCTTTCAATTAAGATGCATTACATTGTTGACAAAATGTAAATAAGCTTTTATGTAAGCATTTAACTGAGAATACGGAGTTTTATTCATTCACTTAATCTACGGCAAATTGatttcaatgtcaacaaatgagAGGTAATCCACTTAGGACCTAAAAAAAAGAAGAGCACCTTTTATTTGGTGAAATGCAAGAAAGAGCGAGGAACAAAGAGACTTAGGGGACCAAGTACAAGATGTCATGAACATATAcataaaataatcaaaaaggctcATAGAACATGGGCTGTTATATCTAATGGACTAAAACACAAAGGGGTTGAagtttatgttgcagctgtacaaagtcCTGGTTAAATCACACCCAGAGTATGGAGTCGTTCTGGACACGTCTTGGGAAGGGTATGTTAGCCTTGGGAGGGAGCACAGCAGATTTAACACAGCAGGGTTAAATTAGGAGCTCCAAGAGTTAAATTACAAGGAGATACACACAAATCAGAGTTGTAACTCATGGAATTTAATGGGTTGACTTGGCCAAAGTTTTCAAAATattaaggggaatagatagggaagagagaaaatatttctgctggttggggagtatATGGCTCAGGGCTCATAACCTTAAACATTAGAGCCACAGAACGGGTGGATGCACTTCCACAAATGGGAATGTTTGATCAATTATTCATTTTAAAATGGGAGACAAGCTCTTTCAACCAAAGATATTTACAGGAAAAGGGGCAAATGTGGACAAGTGGAGATAGGTTGCAGATTAACCATGATTTCTACACGACTACActacaaaagtacttaattggctgcaaagcttCTTGGGATATCTAGAGGTCACGAAAGTTGCATAGAGAAATGTGTCTGGGTTTCTGCCCAGTTGTCTGCGACATTTTTTGGGAAATGCTTCACTTCCAAGCTTCGCATTTTAGCACCGGACCATATATTTCGGTGTGTCATTCTGTGAACAACTTGTTCTCAAAGTCATGCAACTGAACTAAATGCAATGAAGAAATGACAAACCGGATTTCGGATGTTCATTTATATCAGCCACTGCATCACTGTGCTatacaaatcaaaatcaacaaaaCCAGCCCCGCCAATCATTAAACAACTGCCCTTGTCTAATGCTTGTACTGTACAGGTTGGACCTCGCATTCAGTTTCACACTAAGGCAGTTGATGTTAACTCCCATTTCCACAAAAAGGTCAGAGTTAAAAGTAATCATTAACTGAAGCTCAACAGTTTGCTTTCTCAAGAAATGTCAGAGAGGCACTCAACCAGCAAGCTTTCAATTTCATAAATCTCCATTATAATTTACAAGATTACTATAAACAAGCCCAGAATAGGAGAATGTGGAGACATTTGCAAAGGCGAATAAAATAGGATCGCTAATTTAAGCGTTTGGTGTTCAAGGGTTTGTGGATTTCAGCCTAACTTGCTGCAATCTTTGTGGCTTATACTGGAACATACATATGCTTTTACTACATACAGAATTTTCCTTGTCTTTAAAGTCCTTTTCTCTCTGTAGACGATATTGCTCAATCTCAGCCTGAGCTTCCTCTTTTGCTTGCTTCAATCTCCGGTTTTTTCCTGCAATTGAATAAAATTTAATGGAGACCATTGAAATAGAAAAAACAACAAAAATAATTGGGGGAACATTTAAAAACAGAACTTTTAGGTAGATTGAGCCACAATCTTGAATGTGAACTACAATAGGTTTGGGGCTATTGGTCCATTAGATTTAGATGAAATGTAATGCCCCAGTAACTTTCAGATAAACAGCCATTTCACAAAACATTGCAACAATTAGCAATTTACCAAACTCGCTCAACAAATGGAATCATTACGAGCGTCACAAATGACCCAGGATCCTAAAAGAAAACACTAGAATTAAGGATTAGAATAAGCAGTTCATGCCAACAATAGCCTATCTCCTATTAACTTGGCTCAAGAGTATTTTCTACTGTCATATATCTTCACAGAAGAGCAACTTGCTTATGTAAATAAAGCAAGGAGAAGCAACTTGCCATTAAAACATTCTGTAAATATTCTGATTTTCTTATATAGAGATCAGCTTGAAATATGCGAACAATATTGCAGTTTCACAAATCTATAAAAGTGGGAGTAACTATGAATCTAAGGGTGACTCTCCTTAGAGAGCTAGTTACAGTAGCTGTGGGAATCTTTTGCCGATCAAGTTAAAAAAGGAAATTACAATTGTTTTAGCCCTTTAAAGACACTCCCACATTCTTGGAGAGATGCTGGAAAGGCAGAACTTGACCATTACACAATCTGCACAAAGTGACTCAGCAAGCTCCAGAAACATATCGAGTGTTTTGTGAAACAAATACAAGTTAATGCAGAAGTAAAAAGCAAATTCTGTTAAGAATGATGTAGGAAGTGAGAAAAATTATAATATATAATTTCAGTCCAGTTTGTAAAAATACCTCTCTAACACATTGATCACAAATCAATTTCCAGTATAAGTTACAGTCCAAATCATGGCTCAAAAACTCTTGCTGCAAGAACAATTGTTTGTGGGCAAGAACATTATCAGCATCATGAGAAAGTACTGGACTACTTCAGTTCATCTGACATGACATGAAGTCCAGAAAATGAGAAGTGATGTTCCAATGAtcactatttaaagtttatttattcgtcacaagtaggcttacattaacaccacaatgaagttactgtgaaaatccccttgttgccacactccggtgcatcTGTTCAGGAAAacgaaggagaatttagtatggccaatgcacctaaccagcacgtcttttggactgtgggagaaaaccggaggaaacccacataggcatggggagaacatgcatactccgcacagacagtgacccgagccgggaattgaaacccagtggctggagctgtgaggcagcagtgctaaccactgagccaccccaTAACTCTCAAAGCAAAAAATGGACACTTATAGGGGATATCAGAGGGCAAGTAGCAACCACAAAGGTGCACAATCAATTAATTGAAAATATTTACACTGAAATACATTTGAATCAAATAATTTGAACATAAAACATCCAGGTTAGGAATTCATACAcagcattgacagcagtggggggAAAATAGGGGTACGAGGTCAGAAGGGAAGCAAAGTACTGACCGTactgataaattgacccttagtgtcagggggtttagcagggtaaatatgtagggttacaggaatagggtctgggtgggattgtggtcagtgcatgggctagatggcctccttctgtggcttttgctaccaaataaacctgttggactttaacctggtgttgttaaacttcttactccttctgcactgcatggatgATGATTCTACTCTATCAGAGTGGTGGGCATGCGTTATCAGGGGGGAGGGTATGGGGGGGGGAACAATGAAAGTGGGGAATGTGGGAATGGGAGCTGTGAAGGGGGGTTTAGGGAAGAGAATACGATATATTATGGGGGGGGATATTATGGAGGTGGAGGACAGGAAAAGTTTGTGGAGCTCTGGCTCCATTcactaaaggggggggggggaaagaggttaTTTATTTGGGGATaatttttgggggggtgggttaggAAGAGTTTGCAGAGCGCCGGCTCCATTCACTCAGGCTCTGGgctagagcctcgaaagcttgtgtggcttttgctaccaaataaacctgttggactttaacctggtgttgttaaacctcttactgtgttcgcCCCACATTCCCAGGGCCCAGTGAGGCGATACTGGGTGCCCACAGCAACAACCGTGCCGGgcgccgctccccagtctccCTTCCCCGCGGGCCTCTGTGCTGATGTGGGCTCACACAGTAACAGTTGGGCTGTCAGGGAGTTGGGCTCCGCGGGCGGCCAGGCACTCACGCTTGCGAGCCTCGGCCACTTTCTCTGCCGCCCGTTTCTCGGCCTGCAACAGCTGCTGGATCCCCTGAGACTGACTCGCCATCTCTTCCCACTCCGCTCGAGCGCCGCCGCCGACTGCGATCCCCACGTGACCCCCGCCCTCACGTGACCTCGCCGACTGTGCGCCACGTGATCCGCGTCTTACGTCATCCGCACCACCACCACATGATCCGCGCCTCACGCCATGCGCGCCCCCACGTGGCCCCGCCGGCTGTGACCCACGTAACTCGCCGCCGTGACGCAACAATCAGCTTCGGCCACGCCCCTTCCCCAAACGCGGAAGTGAGAGGGAGCAGCCAGCTGGCTTGTAGCAGCAGCAGTGGCAACAGCCTGGGCCACTGGGGAAAATACACTCTTCTGAACTGAATTAGCCAAGGGTTATCTTTAACTCttgaggcggtggcctagtggtattatcggcagactattaatccagaaactcagctaatgttctggggacctaggtttaaatcctgccaggacagatggtggaatttgaattcaatgagagatatctggaattaagaatctactgaagaccttgaaaccattgtcgattgtcggaaaaacacatctgttcactaatgtcctttatagaatccctacagtgcagaaggaggccattcagctcatcgagtctgcaccaacaacaatcccacccagactctatcccagtAATATcaagtatttgccctgctaatccccctgacattaaagggcaatttagcatagccaatccacctaaccctgcactgtgggaggaaaccggagcagagggaacccacgcagacacagggagaatgtgcaaactttacacagtcacccgaggccagaatcgaacctgagtccctggcgctgtgaggcagcagtgctgaccattgtgttgCCTTTTTTTAGATTgataaccataaaaccattgtcgattgtcagaaaaacccatctggttcactaatatccttcagggcaggaaatctgctgtccttacctggtctgccgtacacgtgactccagagcccacagcaatgtggttgactctcaactgccctccaagggcaactagggatgggcaataaatgctgaccagccaacgacacccatgtcccacgaatgaataaaaaaaaaatccaccaTGGCGAGACTGGCATTTAAATAAAACTGAATCTTTTTTTGATGGGCCCACTGGGGCCACCCAGCAAATATGCCCTCTGTTCTTTTCTCATGAAGCATGCTTACAAATGCACCCACACAATTGTGAGAATTATCAATAAACAAAAAAAGTTATCAATTGATAAAACCATTATTTTTCAAACATACTGccaatactttttaaaagtttatttattagcgtcacatcaatttattaggcttacattaacactgcaatgaagttacagtgaaaatcccctaattgccgcagtccagtgcctattcgggtacactgagggagaatttagcatagccaatgcaccgaaccagtctttgggaggaaatcggagcacccggaggaaaccaacgcaggcatggggagaatgtgcagactctgcacagacaatggtccaagctgggaatcgaacccagtgcctggtgctgcaaggcagcagtgcaaaccactgtgccaccatgccgcccttaattgCAACTCAAAATTACTATCTACAAATTATAACTGAAGGTTCATCGGTTTCAGACAATAAATTGGCATGGAGCAACAAAGCCCTCTGCGAATTACCCGGGGATTTTAATTTGTTCTCTGGCACCTCCGCGATCATTGATATAATTTGAGAATGTGAAGGTATTGGTGAGAGTACAGAGGTGATTCACAAGAAAGATTCCAGGGATAGAAAACTGCAGACATGAGGATAGACTGAAGAGGttgggtctgttttccttggagaaaagaaggctgagaggagacataatagaggtaTTCAACATGCTGACAGGGGCAGGGTAAATATTGAGAAACTGTCTCCTTTTACGAGTACATCAAGAACTAAAGAACagagattcaaaataatgggcaaaaggagtaaaaatgaaatgagaaaaacatttttcacccagaggatagttggagtctggaatgaactaCCTGAGAGGGCAATGGATGCaggtttgatcgaggtattcCAAAGAATCTGAAAAGAAGAATGTGCaacgttcgattccagccttgggtgactgtgtggaatttgcaaagagatgtgggttaggtggattgactgagcgaaattgacccttagtgttcaaagatgtgtaggttaggtggattagccatggtaaatgcgcagggttacttggatagggcagggggggtgggcctgggtaagatgctcttttggagagttggtgcagattcaatgggccgaatggcctccttctgcatggtagggattctatggcttatggattctatggttacagggataagcacagtaagaagtctcacaacaccaggttaaagtccaacaggtttatttggtagcaaatttggtagcaaatttgctaccaaataaacctgttggactttaacctggtgttgtgagacttcttactgtgcttagcccagtccaacgccggcatctccacatcatgactacagggataaggcaggggagtggctaGGTAGAATCCTCTTCAGAGAactagtgcaggcttgatgggctgaatggcctctttctgcactgtaaaggttCTGTGATAACATGCTATTCGCTTTGCTGCTTCCGCTGCCCTATCTGGTTTCCCAGGGCTGTAGATGGGGGCTTCCTCTCGAGGCTATGTATAGCTACtaaagctaatacaaagactcaaaaTACAGTGTAGTGATGTTGAAGatgtgactttatttaaccaaacgatcgaatgggagaatgtTATGAGGAAGCCCTGCACTCAAGGTAAAGAATGCGGGCAGCCGGATATCAGTCTGAAGAACAATGTCCCTGTGAAGGCAATTATAGATTCCCAAAATCATATTGCCTACCTTTCGGGTGGGCATTACCCAGTAAGCATCAATACATATCAGCcaataatcatcctgtcattaactccagccaataacaatacacatcatgacctaatgggatttcatttgtgaTTAATTTACGGACGTTACCTCTCTTCTGTTGTCCAGCAATATGGGATGCTGAAGGGTGAAATGATTCCCACTGAATTGAACCCATGTGACTCTTGTCCAACCTTGAGAAATTCTTCATGTCTGCTCGCCACCTGAATTATCTCTCAAAGTTGTATGACCCTATTCATAAGGCCagcattggtagccatcttgttcccgaccactgctgatagcattactgctttcagtgaatctattgttccttccctctccctggattttgtcactgactgaagtttcacaaaatgtaaccaaaagcaaaacacatccatcctgtaaattcaaaatacatgttttaaatgagaaataattATGCAGAGCTGTCTTCTATGGCAACAACCCTAGCTGGCTTACATTCCCATAAtccaagatcattcattctaaagttaGTGTCGTGTTTGTGTTCCTAAATCTATGGGTATGTGTTTATTAGCCTAATtctgcccccccccatcaccactcccaccccacatcaAGGGCTAAATATTTTTCAGTTACCAGAATAATTACGTTTTCTTTTAGACCACAAAAGAATTAAAATCTGCTCTCAAGCTTATCCTCCACACATACCGCACTGGTAAACATTTTTCCAGAATATTTCGGACGTGCTTAATGGATTCAGCCTGTGATGTGACGTAGGATAACCCAGTATCTGCTTTTTTCAGCTTATCTCTGTCCTAGTTCTTGTTATTTCTTTAAATTaattttggagtactgtgagcaattttgggccccacacctcaggaaggacatactggcactggagcgggtccagcggagattcacacggatgatcccaggaatggtaggcctgacatacgatgaacatcTGAGGAtcatgggattatattcattggagtttaggaggttgaggggagatctgatagaaacttacaagataatgaacggcttagataggatggacgtagggaagttgtttccattaacaggggagactaggacgcgggggcacagccttagaataaaagggagtcactttagaacagagatgaggagaaatttcttcagccagagagtggtgggtctgtggaattcattgccacagagggctgtggaggccgagacgttgagcgtcttcaagacagaaattgataaatccttgatttctcgaggaattaagggctatggagagagagcgggtaaatggagttgaaatcaaccatgattgaatggtggagtggactcgatgggccgaatggccttacttccgctcctatgtcttatggtcttatggtcttatcacacAAAACTATaactctttaagacagagatagataggttcttgattaataaggggatcaggggttatggggaaaaggcaggagaatggggatgagaaaaatatcagccatgattgaatggcggagcagactcgatgggccgagtggcctaattctgctcctatgtcttaagggCTTATAAACTTTAGATGACTTTTAAAGCGAAAGAGATGTAGGAATACATTCCCCATGAATTGCGACAAAATCTATTGCATAAAAAGCAATTCTGTGGTCATGTTACTTTGTGACTTAATCTAGTTGTACCGTATTCTATTCCATTTGCCGTGATTACACTGCAGTATGGTTTGACAATCCCCGAATAACTGCATGTGTATCATCTTCCCCGTGCAGCTGTTACATGTTTGACTTTATCACTCTGTCCTGTAGACAGATGTTGGGGAAATTCACCTTGCAGATCAGCAAGCACATCCCTCCCATCCACAGTCAGAGTAAATCACGGACAGA encodes the following:
- the LOC144502537 gene encoding V-type proton ATPase subunit G 1-like — protein: MASQSQGIQQLLQAEKRAAEKVAEARKRKNRRLKQAKEEAQAEIEQYRLQREKDFKDKENSALGSHGNSATEVDKDTQEKIKKIGASYEQHKENVLNNLLCLICDIKPEIHVNFRING